TGTCAGTATTTCCAAAAATAGTTCGGAGAAAAAGTAAAATTAAATCCGAAAAATATTAAGAATTTTGAGAAACAGGAAAAATCCCCTATATAAAAGGGGGGAAATCCTATTGATTTATGATTTTATTTAATTTAAATTGCTGTGCTTAACAATATTGTTGCTAAATCATACTTATTTATAAATAAAACCACTCAATTATGCCTTGGTACAACGATCTCCGTCCAATCTCTGATGATAAGAAAATTGATTATGCTTTAATTTTTCCTTCACTTAATAACGAAGATAGACAAAGAATAATAAAGGATGTTCTTGAGTTACGAGTTGATCTAAATGAAAAAATTCCAAGTAAAAATTTGGACAAAAGTCTCTTACTCGCTTCTTGGAACATTAAAGAATTTGGACATTTAAAAGAGAGAATTCCTGACTCCTATTTTTATATCGCCGAGGTAATCAACAGATTTGACCTCATGGCTATTCAAGAAATCAAATCTGGTTTGGATGATCTGTTCATCATAATGAGATTACTAGGAAGTAATTGGATTTATACTATAACGGACATTACGGAAGGAACAGATGGGAACAAAGAACGATTTGCATACATTTATGATTCTCGAAAAGTGAAACCTTCAGGTTTGTCTGGAGAAATTGTTTTATGGGATAAACTGACCGAGAACTCGGAGGTAAAACAACTAAAAAGATCACCAGCAATTACAGGGTTTATAGCAGGTTGGAAATCATTTTCTTTATTAAACATTCATTTACAACCAGGAAAAACAGATTCCAATAAGAGA
The nucleotide sequence above comes from Aureibaculum algae. Encoded proteins:
- a CDS encoding endonuclease/exonuclease/phosphatase family protein yields the protein MPWYNDLRPISDDKKIDYALIFPSLNNEDRQRIIKDVLELRVDLNEKIPSKNLDKSLLLASWNIKEFGHLKERIPDSYFYIAEVINRFDLMAIQEIKSGLDDLFIIMRLLGSNWIYTITDITEGTDGNKERFAYIYDSRKVKPSGLSGEIVLWDKLTENSEVKQLKRSPAITGFIAGWKSFSLLNIHLQPGKTDSNKRLRIEEVRLLMEAIKEKLKKGHFWNENLIMLGDTNLYKNDDDIVELINNTDFREAENLVDKVTNVSESEVYDRIFLNVDKTFFHLVKDKDGKENGNVYKPFEVIYTEDKRKAYHNFMLAHKDDPTTLVSDETFEKYYHQYWKRNQISDHNPIWIEIEIDSSDEFLKSKLN